A single region of the Lysinibacillus sp. B2A1 genome encodes:
- a CDS encoding ATP-dependent Clp protease ATP-binding subunit ClpC: MMFNRFTQRAQKVLQLAQEEAIRWKHESIGTEHILLGLIREGGGIAAKALEAIDISPQTIEAGIEELVGKGKEDVGPIVHYTPRAKKVIELSVDESRKLGHSYIGTEHLLLALIREGEGVAARVLNNAGVGLNKARQQVLLLLGNNDNAQSGQQAAQAANTPTLDSLARDLTQIAREGSLDPVIGRSKEITRVIEVLSRRTKNNPVLIGEPGVGKTAIAEGLAQQIINNEVPEILRDKRVMTLDMGTVVAGTKYRGEFEDRLKKVMDEIRQAGNVILFIDELHTLIGAGGAEGAIDASNILKPSLARGELQCIGATTLDEYRKYIEKDAALERRFQPIQVDEPTVEEAIQIIQGLRDRYEAHHRVKITDEAIEAAAKMGDRYISDRFLPDKAIDLIDEAGSKVRLRSFAVPPNLKALEDKLENVRSEKNAAVSGQEFEKAASLRDTEQKLKDEIETTRKNWKEEQGKSESKVTVDDVAAVVSMWTGIPVSKIASEESSKLLQLEEELHKRVVGQGEAVEAISRAIRRARAGLKDPKRPIGSFIFLGPTGVGKTELARALAEVMFGDEDAMIRVDMSEYMEKHSTSRLVGSPPGYVGFEDGGQLTEKVRRKPYSVVLLDEIEKAHPDVFNILLQVLEDGRLTDSKGRVVDFRNTVVIMTSNVGADALKYQKNLGFNVGGTESKHKDMKGTMLEELKKAFRPEFLNRIDEMIVFHSLEKEHLKEIVSMMAKALTKRLKEQDISLELTDAALEKIAQEGYDPQYGARPLRRALQKQVEDRLSEELLKGNVEKGNQVIIDYVNDDFVVKRKEGVSASN, encoded by the coding sequence ATGATGTTTAATCGTTTTACACAACGCGCACAAAAAGTATTACAGCTTGCACAGGAAGAGGCAATTCGTTGGAAACACGAATCAATAGGAACAGAGCATATTCTATTAGGGCTTATTCGTGAAGGCGGCGGTATAGCTGCGAAAGCATTAGAAGCTATTGATATTAGTCCTCAAACGATTGAAGCGGGTATTGAAGAATTAGTTGGAAAAGGAAAAGAGGACGTGGGTCCGATTGTCCACTACACTCCTAGAGCGAAAAAGGTCATAGAGCTTTCAGTTGATGAATCACGCAAACTAGGTCATTCGTATATTGGTACGGAGCACTTACTATTAGCTCTTATTCGTGAAGGCGAGGGCGTGGCTGCTCGTGTATTAAACAACGCTGGTGTCGGCTTAAATAAAGCGCGTCAGCAAGTGCTATTGCTGCTAGGGAATAATGATAATGCACAATCAGGACAACAAGCTGCACAGGCTGCCAATACACCTACATTAGATAGCCTTGCGCGTGACTTAACACAAATTGCTCGAGAGGGCTCTTTAGACCCTGTGATTGGTCGAAGCAAAGAAATTACTCGTGTTATTGAGGTCTTATCTCGCCGTACAAAAAATAACCCTGTATTAATTGGTGAGCCAGGGGTTGGTAAAACGGCTATCGCTGAAGGCCTAGCCCAGCAGATTATTAATAATGAAGTGCCAGAGATTCTTCGTGATAAACGCGTCATGACACTTGATATGGGAACAGTTGTAGCAGGTACAAAATACCGTGGTGAATTTGAAGATCGCCTGAAAAAAGTGATGGATGAAATTCGCCAAGCTGGCAATGTTATTTTATTTATCGATGAATTGCATACATTAATCGGCGCAGGTGGTGCAGAGGGGGCAATTGACGCATCAAATATTCTAAAACCTTCGCTGGCACGTGGTGAACTACAATGTATCGGTGCGACAACATTAGATGAATATCGTAAATATATTGAAAAAGATGCAGCTTTAGAGCGACGCTTCCAACCAATTCAAGTTGATGAGCCAACAGTGGAAGAGGCGATTCAAATTATTCAAGGTTTACGTGATCGCTACGAGGCACATCACCGTGTGAAAATTACTGATGAAGCGATCGAGGCAGCAGCAAAAATGGGTGACCGCTATATTTCTGATCGCTTCTTACCAGATAAAGCGATTGACTTAATCGATGAAGCGGGTTCAAAAGTACGCTTACGTTCATTTGCAGTTCCACCAAATCTAAAAGCACTTGAAGATAAACTCGAAAATGTACGCTCTGAAAAGAATGCTGCAGTCTCTGGTCAAGAGTTTGAAAAGGCAGCCTCATTAAGAGATACTGAACAAAAGCTAAAAGATGAAATTGAAACGACAAGAAAGAATTGGAAGGAAGAGCAGGGGAAATCTGAATCAAAAGTTACAGTGGATGATGTAGCAGCTGTCGTATCTATGTGGACTGGAATCCCTGTATCAAAAATTGCTTCAGAAGAATCATCTAAGCTATTACAACTCGAGGAAGAGTTACACAAACGAGTGGTAGGTCAAGGGGAGGCTGTAGAGGCGATTTCTCGTGCTATTCGCCGAGCAAGAGCAGGCTTAAAAGATCCAAAACGACCAATTGGTTCATTTATTTTCTTAGGGCCAACAGGGGTTGGTAAAACAGAGCTTGCGAGAGCACTAGCTGAAGTAATGTTTGGCGATGAAGATGCAATGATTCGCGTTGATATGTCTGAGTATATGGAGAAACATTCAACTTCTCGTTTAGTTGGTTCACCTCCAGGCTATGTAGGTTTTGAGGATGGTGGTCAGTTAACAGAAAAGGTTCGCCGTAAACCATATTCAGTTGTATTACTAGATGAGATTGAAAAAGCCCATCCAGATGTTTTCAACATTCTGCTACAAGTGCTTGAAGATGGTCGTTTAACTGATTCTAAAGGTCGTGTAGTAGACTTCCGTAACACAGTTGTTATTATGACATCAAACGTTGGGGCAGATGCTTTAAAATACCAGAAAAACTTAGGCTTCAATGTTGGCGGCACGGAATCTAAACATAAAGACATGAAGGGAACAATGCTTGAGGAATTGAAAAAGGCATTCCGACCAGAGTTCTTAAACCGTATCGACGAGATGATTGTGTTCCACTCATTAGAAAAAGAACACTTAAAAGAAATTGTTTCTATGATGGCAAAAGCTTTAACAAAGCGTCTAAAGGAACAAGATATTTCGTTAGAGCTAACAGATGCGGCGCTTGAGAAAATTGCACAGGAGGGCTATGATCCTCAATACGGTGCCCGCCCGCTACGTCGTGCACTACAAAAACAAGTGGAAGACCGCTTATCAGAAGAATTATTGAAAGGCAATGTAGAAAAGGGCAATCAAGTGATTATTGATTATGTGAATGATGATTTTGTAGTAAAGAGAAAAGAGGGCGTTTCTGCATCTAATTAA
- a CDS encoding DNA repair protein RadA: protein MAKKKTKFVCTGCGYESAKWMGRCPGCGEWNKMVEEVEVVAKGPRGAFQHSATVTQKALPIMQVEAAEESRITTEMGELNRVLGGGIVPGSLVLIGGDPGIGKSTLLLQVSALLSNKGHRVLYISGEESIRQTKLRAERLGVVSQELYIYSETNLEFLNQTIEDVQPKFVIVDSIQTVFHPEVTSAPGSVSQVRECTAELMRIAKTKGIAIFLVGHVTKEGQIAGPRILEHMVDTVLYFEGERHHNHRILRSQKNRFGSTNEIAIFEMLQGGLKEVLNPSELFLQERSQGAAGSTIVASMEGTRPILVEIQSLVTPTSFNYPKRMATGVDQNRVQLLMAVLEKRMGLMLQAQDAYIKVAGGVKLDEPAIDLAVLTSIVSSFKDQAVRATDCFVGEVGLTGEVRRVSRIEQRVIEAAKLGFKRVFIPASNIGGWDFPQGIEIVGVETIKDALNACFREL, encoded by the coding sequence TTGGCAAAGAAAAAAACGAAATTTGTATGCACAGGCTGCGGCTATGAATCTGCAAAATGGATGGGAAGATGTCCAGGCTGTGGGGAATGGAATAAGATGGTCGAAGAAGTAGAGGTCGTAGCGAAAGGACCTCGCGGAGCCTTCCAGCATTCTGCGACAGTTACGCAAAAAGCTCTTCCTATTATGCAGGTTGAGGCTGCAGAGGAGTCTCGAATTACAACAGAAATGGGTGAGCTTAACCGAGTGCTAGGCGGAGGAATCGTTCCAGGCTCTCTTGTGCTAATAGGAGGTGACCCTGGTATAGGGAAGTCGACGTTATTACTACAAGTGTCCGCTTTACTTTCAAATAAGGGGCATCGTGTGCTTTATATTTCTGGTGAGGAATCAATCCGTCAAACAAAGCTGCGTGCGGAGCGTTTAGGAGTAGTATCACAGGAGCTATATATCTATTCTGAAACGAATTTAGAGTTTTTAAATCAAACTATTGAGGATGTGCAACCAAAGTTTGTTATTGTCGACTCCATTCAAACAGTGTTTCATCCTGAGGTAACTAGTGCCCCTGGCAGTGTATCGCAGGTGCGTGAATGTACGGCAGAGTTGATGAGAATTGCTAAAACGAAGGGCATTGCTATATTTCTAGTTGGTCATGTAACGAAGGAGGGCCAAATCGCAGGACCACGTATTTTGGAGCATATGGTGGATACTGTGCTGTATTTTGAAGGGGAGCGCCATCATAATCACCGTATTTTGCGCAGTCAAAAGAACCGCTTTGGCTCAACAAACGAGATTGCTATATTTGAAATGCTTCAGGGGGGCTTAAAGGAAGTATTAAATCCATCTGAGCTTTTTTTACAGGAACGTTCACAGGGGGCAGCAGGGTCAACCATTGTGGCTTCTATGGAGGGTACACGGCCAATTCTTGTTGAAATTCAATCACTCGTAACACCTACAAGCTTCAACTATCCAAAGCGTATGGCAACAGGTGTTGATCAAAACCGGGTGCAGCTGTTAATGGCTGTTTTAGAAAAGAGAATGGGTCTCATGCTACAGGCACAGGATGCATATATTAAAGTTGCTGGCGGTGTAAAGCTAGATGAACCTGCCATTGATTTAGCAGTGCTGACAAGCATTGTCTCAAGCTTTAAGGATCAAGCTGTTAGAGCTACAGATTGTTTTGTTGGAGAAGTGGGATTAACGGGGGAGGTACGCCGTGTTTCTCGTATTGAACAACGTGTAATTGAGGCGGCAAAGCTAGGATTTAAACGAGTGTTTATTCCAGCTTCAAATATTGGCGGCTGGGATTTTCCGCAAGGTATTGAGATTGTCGGGGTAGAAACAATAAAGGATGCACTGAATGCTTGCTTTAGAGAGCTATAA
- the ispD gene encoding 2-C-methyl-D-erythritol 4-phosphate cytidylyltransferase, producing the protein MQYEVVLPAAGSGKRMGAGQNKLFLKLLEKPILIHTLEVFQQDPSCTGIWLAVKPEERAHIQKLLEQFEITKVKGLPDGGAERQHSVHSCMKEMQQVDIVLVHDAARPFITHDIIANLVQSAHEFGAAIAGVRAKDTMKKVSTNGIIEETVDRESLWMVQTPQAFRFELIMEAEDIAEKVGFLGTDEAMLMERLGHQVHIVESSYENVKMTTQEDLVFGEAILRKRGSCNL; encoded by the coding sequence ATGCAATATGAAGTAGTTCTACCTGCAGCAGGAAGTGGAAAGCGCATGGGTGCAGGGCAAAATAAATTATTTCTAAAACTTTTGGAGAAGCCTATTCTGATACACACGCTAGAAGTGTTTCAGCAAGATCCATCTTGCACAGGTATTTGGCTGGCTGTAAAACCAGAAGAACGTGCGCATATTCAAAAACTGCTAGAGCAATTTGAAATTACAAAAGTGAAGGGCTTGCCTGATGGTGGTGCTGAGCGTCAACATTCGGTTCATTCGTGTATGAAAGAGATGCAACAGGTAGATATTGTGCTTGTACACGATGCAGCACGCCCTTTTATTACACATGATATTATCGCTAATCTTGTACAAAGCGCACATGAATTCGGTGCAGCTATTGCAGGGGTTCGAGCGAAGGATACGATGAAAAAAGTATCAACGAATGGCATTATTGAGGAAACGGTTGATCGCGAAAGCCTATGGATGGTGCAAACACCACAAGCATTCCGTTTTGAGTTAATTATGGAAGCGGAGGACATAGCTGAAAAAGTAGGTTTTCTCGGTACAGATGAGGCGATGTTGATGGAGCGTCTTGGACACCAAGTACACATCGTAGAAAGTAGTTATGAAAATGTAAAAATGACGACGCAAGAAGACTTAGTATTTGGTGAGGCAATCTTGCGTAAGCGTGGATCATGCAATCTTTAA
- a CDS encoding PIN domain nuclease: protein MKKFVQIAFLLIGGALGFVFLPPLYKLLHLSSNPWLDNPYVSVALGAILLFTLSFAFSDYFVRLIGWMEEVLFKVPVGDLLFGTLGLIIGLIVAYFLGFAIESVQLGFVSEILPIIMSFVLGYLGFRVGFKKRDELIQLFTLRGNNTKKKLIEGVEAQEVKGSYKLLDTSVIIDGRIADISETGFIEGILVVPQFVLTELQHIADSSDTLKRTRGRRGLDILKKLQDERMTKVEISEEDFEDVQEVDLKLVRLAKKMSNDTQIVTNDFNLNKVCELHQVRVLNINDLANAVKPVVIPGENMQVMVIKDGKEHNQGVAYLDDGTMIVVEGGRSYIGQAITVTVTSVLQTSAGRMIFAKPKDD from the coding sequence ATGAAAAAATTTGTTCAAATTGCCTTTTTACTGATTGGGGGAGCATTAGGCTTTGTTTTCTTACCGCCATTATACAAATTGCTTCATTTATCTTCTAATCCTTGGCTTGATAATCCCTATGTATCAGTAGCTTTAGGTGCAATTTTATTATTTACATTATCGTTTGCCTTTTCAGATTATTTTGTGCGACTCATTGGCTGGATGGAAGAGGTGCTATTTAAGGTACCTGTTGGAGACTTATTATTTGGTACGCTTGGGCTTATAATTGGACTGATTGTTGCCTATTTCTTAGGCTTTGCCATTGAAAGTGTTCAACTGGGATTCGTTTCAGAGATTTTACCGATTATCATGTCCTTTGTACTCGGCTATTTAGGATTTCGTGTGGGCTTTAAGAAACGCGATGAATTAATCCAGCTCTTTACATTGCGTGGTAACAATACAAAGAAAAAACTAATAGAGGGTGTAGAAGCCCAAGAAGTAAAAGGGAGCTATAAGCTGCTAGATACAAGTGTTATTATTGATGGTCGTATTGCGGATATTTCTGAAACAGGTTTTATAGAAGGTATTTTAGTCGTTCCTCAATTTGTGCTTACAGAGCTTCAACATATCGCAGACTCCTCTGATACTTTAAAACGTACAAGAGGTCGTCGTGGTTTAGATATTTTAAAAAAATTGCAAGATGAGCGTATGACGAAGGTGGAAATATCCGAAGAGGATTTTGAGGATGTGCAGGAAGTTGACTTAAAATTAGTGCGTCTGGCAAAGAAAATGAGCAATGATACACAAATTGTTACAAATGACTTCAATCTTAATAAAGTATGCGAGTTACACCAAGTAAGAGTCTTAAACATCAACGACTTAGCAAATGCTGTGAAGCCTGTTGTTATCCCTGGAGAGAATATGCAAGTGATGGTTATTAAGGATGGTAAAGAGCATAATCAGGGAGTGGCATATTTAGACGATGGCACAATGATTGTGGTTGAAGGTGGGCGTAGTTATATCGGACAGGCAATTACAGTTACAGTAACGAGTGTGCTGCAAACATCAGCAGGTCGTATGATATTTGCGAAGCCGAAGGACGATTAG